The Pseudonocardia broussonetiae DNA segment CGGCGTCTGCATCGGTACCGCCGACCCGCATGGAGCTGTGGTGGACCACAGCGGTGTTCGTATCGGCACCGTGTCGCCAGACGGACAGGTCACCGACAGCAGCGGGGTCCGGATCGGACGGGTCGCCACGCCCGGGTGAGACGGCGGCACGACCGCGCTGCACCTGGCCAACCTCGGCCGGGCCCAGCACGACGCCGGCGACCCCACCGCCCTGGGCACACTGCAGCGGGCGCTCACCGCTGCCGAGCAGGAGGGCGACCTGCGGCTGCTCGCCGAGATCCGCGTCTCCCTCGCCGAGATCCTCCTGTTCACCGGCGACCGGGCCGCGGCACAGGACCTGCTGCTCGCCACCGACCACTGGTACACCGCGTCAGGGGGCGGTGATGGGGCGGCACGAGCTGAGCGCCTGTTGGCCTCGCTGCGCGTCGAGGGCGCGGCCGTGGGCCGTCCGGCCCGAGATCGGTGACGGTGACCGTGCATGTGGGCGGCCGGGGCGTTGCGCGGGTGCCGGCGTCGACCACGCCGTCACCCTGGAGCCGCACAGCACGCACGCCGACCAACGTTGCTGTTCCTGGCGATCGGGCGTGCAATGGGCCTCGTGGACGACATGTCAGCGGCGGCGACCATCGCCGCTGCCCTCGACCAGGTCGGGTCCCGGCCTACCGGGTGCCGCGGGACGAGCCCGTCGTGGCGCCAGAGATGGGTGACCCGCGCATCCGGCTCGGACCCGGCCGCGTCAAGGACCGGACGGTGATCCCGCTGACCCGCCGGCCCGGGTTCGGCATCACAGGTGACGGGCCCGCGGAGATCCTCAGCGTCTTCGGACGGCCCGGCGAACGCATGGACCTCCGGCCGCCACCTTCGCAGCCCGACAGGCCGGCACGGGAGCGGTGTTCAGGGAGCGACCGATCGTGACGGGTCCGCTGCTGCAGACCAAGCTGCACCTCCCCCGCGGCCGACACGGTCTGGTCGCCCGTCCGCGACTGATCGAGCGTCTGACCCGTGGTTCCGGGTCGGTGTTGACGCTCGTATCGGCTCCGGCCGGATTCGGCAAGACGACACTGCTGACGGAGTGGATCGCGGCCGACGGCCGCCCCGCGGGGTGGCTGTCGCTCGACCGGCGCGACAACGACCCGACCACGTTCTGGACCTACGTGATCACCGCGCTGCGGATGGTGGCGCCCCAGGTCGGTGCCGCTGCGCTGGCACTGCTGGAGTCACCCCGCACCCCGGTCGAGGACGTCCTCGCCACCCTGCTCAACGACCTGTCCACCGTCCCGGACGACGTGGTGCTGGTGCTCGACGACTACCACGTCATCGACGCGCACGAGGTGCACGAGAGCATGGGGTTCCTCCTGGAGCACCTTCCCCCGCAGTTGCACATCGTGATCGCCGGACGCGCCGACCCGGCCCTGCCGCTGGCACGCATGCGGGTCCGGGGTGAGTTGGTCGAGGTCCGCGCCGTCGACCTGCGGTTCACCCCCGACGAGGCCGCGGCCTACCTCACCGGGGTGATGGGACTGGCCCTCACGGCGCACGACGTCTCGACGCTCGAGGGACGCACCGAGGGATGGATCGCCGCGCTGCAGCTGGCGGCGCTGTCGATGCAGGGCCGCGACGACGTCGCCGGCTTCATCGCCGGGTTCGCCGGGGACGACCGGTACATCGTCGACTACCTGGCCGAGGAGGTCCTGGCCCGCCAGCCCGACCACCTCCACCGCTTCCTGCTGCAGACCTCGGCGCTGGAGCGGCTGAGCGGCCCGCTGTGTGATGCGGTCACCGGCCAGGACGGCGGCCACGGTGTGCTGGCGGCGCTGGAGCGGGCGAACCTGTTCCTGGTCCCGCTCGATCACCGCCGCCGGTGGTACCGCTACCACCACCTGTTCGCCGACGTCCTGCGGGCGCACCTGCAGGGCGAGCAGCCCGACAGCGTTCATGAGCTGCACCTGCGGGCGAGCAGCTGGTACGAGCAGAACGGCGAACGGTCGGAGGCGATCCGCCACGCGATGGCCGGCGAGGACTTCGAGCGAGCCGCGGACCTGGTGGAGCTCGCGATCCCCGCAACGCTCCAGGGTCGAAGGGAGACCACCCTGCGTCGCTGGCTCGAGGCGCTCCCCGAGGCCCTGGTCCAGCACAGGCCCGTACTCAGCAACGGCTTCGCCGGATCGCTCATGTCGACCGGCGAGATCGAGGGCGTCGAGGCTCACCTGCTCGACGCCGAGCGGTGGCTGGACACGACGACAGCCGGTCAGGGATCGGATGCCCCGTCGGCAGGGATGGTCGTCGTGGACGACCAGGCGGCTCGTCGCCTTCCCGGTGCGATCGCCGTCCACCGGGCCGGCCAGGCCCTCCTCGTCGGTGATCCGGCCGCCACCAGGACACATGCCCGGCGGGCGCTCGACCTGGTCGATGAGGACGACCACGTCGCTCGTGGAGCGGCAGACGCCCTCCTGGGACTCGCGTGCTGGACGAGCGGGGACCTCGTTGCGGCGCACCGTTGGTACACCGATGCCATGGCGAGTCTGGGGAAGGCCGGGTACCTGTCCGACGTGATCGGTTGCGCCGTCGTCCTGGCCGACATCCGGATCGCGCAAGGCCGACTCCGCGAGGCGATGAGCACCTACGAGCGGGGACTGCAGGTCTCCACCGAACAGGCCGGACCCGTGCTGCGCGGAGTGGCGGACATGCACGTGGGCATGAGCGCGCTGCTGCGCGAACGCGATGATCTCGAATCCGCGATGCGGCACCTGTCGACGAGCAGGGACCTGGGCGAGCACGTCGGTCTACCGCGGAACCGGTACCGCTGGCGGGTCGCCATGGCCGGGGTGCGCGAGTCCGAAGGGGATCTCGGCAGCGCCCTCGACCTGCTGGACGAGGCAGAGCGCCTGTACGTGAGCGACTTCCATCCCGATGTCCGACCGGTTCCGGCATTGCGGGCCCGGCTGTGGATCGCGCAGGGGAGGCTGGGTGAGGCCCTCGACTGGGCGCGTGCGCAGGGTCTGTCGGTCGAGGACGACCTCAGCTACCTGCGCGAGTTCGAACACATCACCCTGGCCAGGGCGCTTCTGGCCCGGTACGAGAGTGAAGGCGCAGAGCGATCGCACGACGAGGCCGTCCGGCTCCTGGGCCGTCTCCTGCGCGCAGCGGAGGACGGGGACAGGACGGGAAGCGTCATCGAGATCACTGTGCTGCAGGCACTCGCGCTCGGGATGCGGGGCGATGTCCCTGCGGCGCTGGCGCCGCTGGAACGCGCCCTCATGCTGGCCGAGCCGGAAGGCCACGTCCGGATCCTGGTCGACGAGGGCCCGCCCATGGCGGTCCTGCTGAGAGCGGCCGCGAAACGCCGCATCGCGCCCAACCACGTCCGGCGCCTGCTGACCGCCTCCGGAGCGACGCAGGACAGGACGACCCCGGGCCAGGTCGTGATCGAACCACTGAGCGAACGTGAACTCGACGTGCTCCGACTGCTCGCCACCGACCTCGGCGGCCCGGACATCGCCCGCCGGCTCATCGTGTCCCTGAACACCGTGCGGACCCACACCAGGAACATCTACGCCAAACTCGGCGTGAACAACCGTCGGGCAGCGGTCCACCGGGCCGAGGAACTCGAACTGTTGGTGCGAACCCGCCACCGCTGACCCCGACCCGTCGTCGTTCACCGAGCAGTGGCGGTTCCCTCATCCGGCCGCACCGAGATGGCCAGCTTTCCCCGGACGCGTCCCGTTTCGAGGTACCGGATCGCCTCCGCCGATGCGCTCAGCGCGTACGTTCGTTCGATGATCGGTGTGAGACTCCCGCCCTCGACGAGCTCTCGCAGGAGATCGAGATCCCCGGAACTCCGCTTCGTGGTGAGCGGGCGCAGGGTCTGGCCGATGAACGCCGACATCACGCTGGCTCCGACCATCCGCTTCAGCGGCCCGAGGAACCGGTCGGTGGAGTCGCCACTGCTCAGTACGAGCCTGCCCGATGGGGTGAGGATGCGCCGGAACGCGCCGGGTGAGGTGGTCCCGGCAAGCTGGAAGACGACGTCGTAGGCCTGATCCAGCGTCGTCAGGTCCTCGCGGGTGTAGTCGATGACGTGGTCAGCCCCTATCGACCGGACGAGTTCCACGTTCCTCGTACTGCACACTCCTGTCACGACCGCGCCGAACGACTTGGCGATCTGGACGGCGAAGCTCCCCACACCACCCGAGGCCCCGATGATCAGGACCCGCTGGCCGGCGCGGACCTCGCCCACATCGCGGAGGCCCTGGAGGGCCGTCATGCCGGCCAAGGGGATGGTGGCCGCCTGCTCGTGGGTCACGTTCGCGGGTTTGAGAGCGAGGAAGCCCGCCGGTGCGGTCACGTACTCGGCGAACGCACCCGCGCCGACGAACCCACAGACCTCGTCCCCTGGTCGGAACCGGGTCGTGCCGGCGCCGACGGCCTGAACCTCGCCGGAGACGTCGCTACCGAGAACGAGGTTCTTCGGCGTCCGCAGCCCGGCCCCGGCCAGACGGGAGATGTACGGCAGGCCTCGCATGAAGTGCCAGTCCCACGGGTTCGGGGAGGCCGCGGCGACCCGGATGAGGACCTCACCGGGTGCCGGCTCCGGTCGGGGAACGTCGCTGAATTCCAGGACGTCTGCCGAACCGAACTCGACCTGGGTGATCGCCTTCATGATCTTCCTCCATCGATGTCGGTGTCCGGGCAGTGGCCGTGCCGTGGTCCGCTGACGGCCTGCACCGAGATCAACGTGACTCCCAGATCGCGGATCCGGTCGAGCAGGCCGTGGAGCGCGGCTTGGTCGACGACGGGACCCCGCATCGTGGTCGTGCCGTCACTCTCGCGGGTGAGGGTCGAGCCGCCGAACCAGGCGGACCAGTGATCGTCGAGGTGTCCACCCACGCGCATCTCGTAGCGGGCGGGCTCCCGCTCGTCCGGGGACGGCCCGCTCATGAGTGCTGCGCATATCTGCGCGTGTGCGAGCGAGGTGCCCTGTTCTTCCGGATGGCCCACTCCGCCACGGTGAGGTTGAGCGCCCAGCCCGCTCCGGAGAGCAGGGCCGTGCTGAGCTCCCCCGTACCGAAGACGGTCGCGCCGATCCCCAGCGTGAACGCCTGCGTGCCGGCAGCGAGCGCGATCGCGTAGGCGCGGATCATCCAGGTCCGGTGCCTCGTCACGTCCCGCCGCCGGATCGCGGTGAACCCCACGACGATGCTCGCCAGCATCGCCGAGGCGAAGACCAGCCGGAACAGGTACAGGAGCTCACCCGACCCCGGCCGAGCGTGGAACTGGTTGAGCCACAGGGCCGAGAGGGCCACGGCCAGGCCCGACAGCACCAGGAGCCGTCCGGCGGCGCGGTGCCAGCCAGGGTGACGCCGCCGGATGCCGGCGGAGAACTGGAACGCGCCGAGGACGGCGTAGAGGCTGGCACTGACGATGTGCACGGCGACGGGCACGGGAGACGCGACGTACCCGGGGTTGACCGGGAGAACCGCCGGCCCGCCCCACAGCTCCACCATCCGTGCGGAGCCGGAGACGATCGGGACGATGCCGAGCAGGACCAGGCCGGCCGGGACCAGCCAGGTCGGCCTCCGCTTCCTGGGTGGGGCGTTGCCGACACCCCGGGCAGGATCCGCCGGAGGTCGGTGACCCTGTCGGTCCACGAGTGCTCTGCGTTCCACGGTCACCGCGCTCGTGCCGGTTCGGGCCGGGACGCGCCGGCGCCGGTCGTCGGGTCGGTGGCGGCCGCGCGCTGCTCACGCCAGAGCGAGAACCCGAGTCCGGCCAGCGCGATCCCGACCGGGACACCGGTCAGCCGGTCGACGGCGGGCGGCAGCAGCGGCAGCACGAGGGCCAGAGCCGTCCCGGCGGCGAGCAGCAGGGCGGCCCAGCGCGCGAGGATGCCGGCCCGGAAGAGCGCGACACCGAACAGCAGTCCGCCGAGCACGTAGGTAGCGCCCGTCATCAGGTTGACCGTCACGAGGGCCCACACGCTGCCGACGATCACACCACCGGTGGGGATCGCGAGGAAGTCGCTGACGAACCCGGGCGCCTGGTCGGCCAGGTACGGCAGGACGAAGGCCTCAGCGAACTGGGAGGCGGTGATGAGCAGGAAGCAGGACCCGAACAGGACGAACCCGACCAGGCCCAGCCGTCCGGTCCGGGTGACCTGTCGGAGGTACATCCCGGAGATCCCGACCAGGGCCAGGGCCGCCATCGCCATGCCCAGGACATGGGTGACCGTCCAGGCGGTCGTGGTGACGGATGCGACGTCGTCGGGCGGGTGGACGACCGCAACGACGATGAACAGCAGGCCCGCCGCGACGGCGGACATGCCGGCCGCCCGGGTGAGCCTGGTGGTGGTGACGGGCATGGACATCATCCGCTCCTCGTGCTGGACCGACGCCGGCTTGTGTCGGCGACGACCCGGAAACTAGGACGCAGTGTGATGAGCCGGCGTCATCACATGCTGTGATTGACGTGGTGATCCTCGGACCACTGCCGCCCTCGGCTTCGATGGACGAGATCTTCCCGGAGCGCGCTGGGCGCTCCACGGGAGTTGGTCACCCAGTGAGTCACTCACCCCGGAGATCAGGCCTCACCCGATGATCAAGCGGGCGGAGAGCTGGTCCGACCACCCTGCTGATGCCGCCGGACGTTTCCGCAGGTCAGACGCGAAACGGGCGGCTCCTCCGTGAAGAGGAACCGCCCGTGTCGACCGTCGGGACGACAGGATGTGAACCTGCGACCCCTTGACCCCCAGGTCGGAGGGATGTTGTCTTCTCCACGTCAATCACGTCGCGCACGTTCCAAGCGGCCGCGAACGTGCAGGTGCCGACGTGGGGTGCAAGGCCGCCGGTCCCCAGCCGGTCCCCAGCAACCTGCCTGAGCAGAACCGGCACACAGCTGGTGGGGATGTCCAAGCCCCTGACGCAGTGACCCGGGATCGCGGACTGCTGCTTCGGCGTGGACCTGAAGGGCGCTCACGCGTAGGGAGCGGCGCTGAGCTTGTCGAGGACATCGCGCATGTGTTCGAGGGTGTGACGAGCATCGAGCTGGTTGCCGGGTTGCGGCACCGGGCCGGCGGCTGGATCGTCGGCTACAGCGATCTTGCCGGCTGCTTCGGCAAGGAGTGTTCTGGCCGCGAGTGCGCCGAAGTCCCCCGCCGTCCGCAAGTATTCGAGTACGCGCGCCGCGTCGTTGAGGCGGTCGAGCGAGGCCATCATGGTGATGAACTCGACCGCGGCGTTTCCGGCGATGTCGGTGTTGCCGGTCCGGAGCAGCTCGTCGACGTGGGAGCGGAGGATCCGGAAGGCTTGTGGCCGGTCCCCACGCCGGAAGGCGGATCGGGCGTCGATGGGCGCGTTCACCGAGATGGTCCGGTCGGGGACGTCGATGTCGGCCGATTCGTCGAACAGCCGATGGGCCCGCTCCGGCTCGCCCTGGAAGAAGGCGGAGTAGCCGAGCAGCGTCAACGCCACGTAGAGCAGGGTCGGCGGGCCGTCTACGCGGTACCGGTCTGCTAGTTCGGAGACGACCGCGTCGTGTTCGGCGAACCGCCCGGTGCTCAGCAGGCCGGACGCTCCCCCGAGCTCCGTGAGAGCCGCGGTGTAGTCGTCGCCGCTGCAGCGGAGCCAGGCCACCGCCTCGGCGCAACACCCGGTCAGCGCCTCCCCGTCGTCGTCGAGTTGAGCGCGCAGGTAGCGGATCAGGGCGTGGTCGGGCTCCCCGTGGCGGCGGACGAGACGCTCGAACCCGTATCGGTCCCCGATCTGCAGGTTCCGACGTGCGGCGACAGCGAGCCAGAAGACGATCTGCTGCTGGTCGGCCGAGGGTGTGAGGCCGAGGATCCGCTCGGCCCAGTCGCTGACTTCGGTCTGGCGTCGCAGGTTGACCTCGCCCGCGATCGGGCGGACGAGGGCTTCGGCCAGCTCGCGGTCACCGGTGGCGCAGGCCCAGTCGAACCCGGCACGGAGGTTGGGCCACAGCTCGGCGAGGCGGGCGACCCCATCGACCTCGGCCGGGCCGACCAGCAAGTGATGGATACAGGTGACCTGGGTCCGGCACCACGTGGCGTGGCGCCGGGCGATCGTCTCGACCTCGCCGTCCTCCGCGAGGCGCTCGCCAGCGTACTCGCGCATGGTCTCCAGGAGCCGGAAGCGCCTCCCGAACGGACCGGACTCGACGGTCAGCATCGACCGCTCGACGAGGTCGCCCAGCAGATCGTCGATGTCGTGGCCGGCCGACCCGTCGTCGTCGGTGGCGACGGTGCGGGCGGCCCCCAGGTCGAAGGCAGCCGTGAAGATCGAGAGCTGCGCGAGGAGCGCCTGCTGGCGATGGGTGAGCAGGTCGTAGGACCACCTGATGGTGGCCCGCAGTGTCCGGTGCCGCTCCGCACCGGTCCGGCGGCCGCCGGTCAGGAGCCGAAGCGGATGGTCGAGCCGGTCGACGAGATCCGCCGGGGTGAGGGTGGTAATGCGCGCGGCGGCCAGCTCGATGGCGAGCGGGATGCCGTCGACCCGGCGGCAGATCTCCTCGATGTGGGCCCGGGAGGCGTGACGGTCGAACGTCGCGGACACGGCCCGGGCCCGCTCGGCGAACAGCTCGGCGCCGGGCCCGGCCGGGTCCAGGGAGGCCACGACGACGAGCCGCTCGTCAGCGACGCCGAGGGCTTCTCGGGACGTGGCCAGGATCCGCGTCCCGGGGCAGGTCGCGGCGACGGCCTGCGCGAACGCCGCCGCGCCGTCGATGACGTGTTCGCAGTTGTCCAGGACGATCAGCGCCGGGCGCGCCCGCAGTGCCGCGGTGATCGACCGGGACACGGTGTGTCCGGTGGTCTCGGTGATCTCCAGGGCGTCGGCCACCGCGCGGGATACGTCGCTCGACGACGTGATCCGGGCCAGCTCGACGAGCCACACGGCGCTGCGGGGATCGACGCCGAGCGCGGCCGCCACGGCGAGGCTGGTCTTACCGATGCCACCCGGCCCCACCAGCGTCACGACCGGGGACTGCGCGAGAGCGTCGGCGACGGCGTCAAGGTCGTCGTCACGGCCGATGAGCCGGCCCGATCGCCACGGGAGGTTCCCGCGCAGGCCGCCCTCGATCCGAGGTGGGGGATGCTCGCCGTCGCCGAGCTGGAACAGGCGGAGCCCGGCCCGGTCGCCGCCGAGGCGGTAGGTACCCAGTTCGGGCAGGTCGTCCCGGTCGAGCAGGGCCGAGGTCACGCCCGACACCAGGGTCTGACCGCCGTGCCCGGCGCCGGCGATCCGTGCCGCCGCGATGACGGCCGGCCCGAAGTAGCCCGTCGCCCGCTCGTCGGTCTCACCGGTGTGCAGCCCGATCCGCAGGGCCACCTCGACCCCGCCGGGCCATGGCTCGCCGCTCACCGCCAGCTGCAGCTCGACCGCCCACGCCGCGGCGTCGTCGGCGCGGTGGAACGCCGCTTCGAAGGACTCGCCGCCGGAGGCGAACAGGTGCCCGCGGTGCCGGGCCACCGCGGCCCGGACGAGCTCGTCGAGACGGGCAATGGCCACGGCCATCTTCTTACGGTGCCTCGCCCACAGCCCCGACGAGTCCGGGATCTCGCAGAAGCCGAACGTCACCGTCCCCGTGGGCCGGCCCCACGGCGCGGCGCCGCCCAGCTGCCCGTCGTGGCCCAGTTGCTCGTCGTGGCCCAGGATCAGGGACTCCAGATCACGCAGGCGGGGACCGGGTTCCACCCCGAGCTGCTCGACGAGGTGCCGCCGCGCGCGCCGGAACGCCGCGAGCGCATCGGCCTGCCGTCCCGCCCGGTACAGGGCTGTCATCAGCAGGCACCACAGTCCTTCGCGGAACGGATGGTTCGCGGTGAGCTCGGTCAGCGGGCCGACGGCCGCCGGTGCGTCGGCTTCGACGTGGCGTGCGAGGTCGAGCTCCACCGCACCCAGCCACCGCTCCACCAGCCCGTCCACCACCGGGGCGAGACCGTGCTCACCGAGACCTGCCAGCGGACTACCCGTCCACTGCGCCAGCGCCGACACGACGTCGCCCGCGTCGAGATGCCGCTGGAACCGGGCCACGTCGACCGCATCGGGTGCCACCGCCAGGCGGTAGGCCGCACCGGTCCGCACGATTGAGCCGGCACCCAGGCCCTTGCGGAGCCGAACGACGTAGGACTGCAGGGTCTTCTCGGCGGTACGAGGGGGATCCTCGCCCCACACCAGCTCCACCAGCCGCGACACCGCGACGGCCGAGCCTGCGGACAGAGCGAGCGCGGCGAGCACGGTGCGGCACTTCGCCGGTCCGACGTCCACCGGTTCTCCGCCGTCGGTGGCGGCACTGACACCGCCGAGAAGACTGATCCGCACCACCGGGCTGCTCCCGCCCTCGGGGACCGAGCGTCCCACAGATCGATCGGCTGAGCCGCGACCGACCGGTGCAACCGCGGCTGCACCGGAACTCCACCGGATCCCGACCCGGCCCAGTCACGGTCTGCACACGGCCGGGGTCCACCGGTCCAGGGCCACACGACCCGACCTCCCGTGAAAGGAACTCCGATGACGAGCTCCACCCAGAATCCGGTCGCACCGAGGGACGCGCAGCCACCCGCTCCGAGCGTAACGCCGGCGGACCGATCGCTTCGCCACGCCGCCATCACCGCGGGAATCGGGCTTCTCGTCATGTCGGTGCTGGGCGGAACCGCCACATTCATCGCGATCAACGGACTGGTGACCCCGGGCGATGCCGCGCAGACGGTAACGGACATCAGCGCGTCCGCGGACCTGTTCCGGGTCGGTATCGCGAGCCTGTTCGTGGTGATCGCGCTCGACGTCGTCGTGGCGTGCGGCCTGTACCGGGTGTTCAGCCCGGTGAGCAGGAGCATCTCGATGGTCGCGGCGGCGTTCCGGCTCGTGTACGCAGGCGTCTACCTCGCGGCCGCCGGCGAACTCCTCGGGGTGCTGCGCCTGCTCGGCGACGACGGCTACCTCTCGGTGATCGACGCAGAGCAGCGGCACGCCCAGGCGTTGCTGGGCGTCACGGCGTTCAACGATCTCTGGATGCTCGGGCTCGGCCTGTTCGGCCTGCACCTGCTCCTCGAGGGCTACCTGGCGAACCGATCGGCTGGTGTTCCGCGGTGGCTGGGCGTCCTGATCGCCGTCGCCGGTCTCGGGTACCTGATCGACACTTTCGGCGTCGTGCTCTCCGCAGGCACGTGGACCCCGGTCGCCATGTTCACGTTCGTCGGTGAGTTCCTCCTGGCGCTGTGGCTGGTGATCCGGGGCCGCCGCATCACCGCGAGCGGGATCGCGGCAACCCGATGAACGGGAGGAGCGACGCAACGCAGACGACCGGCATGACCGACCAGGCGACGGCGACGGCGACGGCGACGGCCAGCATGACCGCGATCGTCCAGGACGAGTACGGCACCGAACCCGAGGGCGTCCTGCGCCTCGCGACGGTCGCCAGGCCGTCGATCCGGGACAACGAGGTCCGGGTGCGGGTGCACGCGGCCAGCGTCGACCGGGGAACGTGGCACGTGATGGCCGGCCTGCCCTATCCCATCCGGGCCGCGGGCTTCGGACTGCCCCGGCCGAAGCATCTCAACCCGGGACGGAGCCTCTCCGGGACCATCGACGCCGTGGGCACCGGCGTGAGCGGCTTCGAGCCGGGCGACGAGGTGTTCGGCATCGGCGCCGGCTCGTTCGCCGAGTACGTCGGCGTCCGCACCGACACGCTCGCAGCCGAACCCTCGAACCTGTCCTTCGAGGAGGCGGCCGCCGTCCCGGTCTCCGCGCTCACCGCACTGCAGGCCGTGCGCGACCACGGACGTGTCCAGACCGGTGAGATGGTACTGATCATCGGCGCCTCGGGCGGTGTAGGCAGCTTCGCCGTGCAGATCGCCAAGGCGTACGGGGCGGAGGTCACCGGCGTGTGCGGCACCGCGGCGGCGACGTCGGTGCGAGGCGCCGGGGCGGATCACGTCATCGACCACACCCGCGCCGATCCCACCGGCGGCTCGCACCGCTACGACGTGATCCTCGACATCGCCGGCAACCGGCGGCTGTCCCGGCTCCGACGCGCCCTCACTCCCACGGGACGGCTCGTGATCGTCGGGGGCGAGACCGACGGCCGGTGGCTGGGCGGCACCGGACGCCAGCTCCGGGCGCTCCTGCTGTCCCCGTTCGTCAGCCAGACGCTGGGCACGTTCGTCACGTCGGAGAACGCCGACGACCTGGCGGTCCTCCGAGGACTCATCGAGTCGGGACGAATCGCGCCCGTGATCGACAGGACGTATCCGCTCGGCGAGGTCCCCACGGCCGTCCGCCACCTGGTCGAGGGCCACCCTCAAGGCAAGATCGTCATCGCGGTGTGGGCACCGGGTCGGGACTGAGGCCCCCACCCTGGCCGGCACCGTTCAGCGGTGCCGGCCGACCCACGTGCGGTCCAGCGTCGAGCGCCTGGCAGCAGCCCATGCGCAAGGGGACGCCAGCTGCGCCGACGAGCCAGTCGATGATCGGCTGTGCCGGGACGACAGCGGCGGGGCCGATCGCAGCCTCACTCAGCTCGGGCAGCGCGCGCGTCGTGCGTCTGATCGCCGCTCCCGAGCGACATCTCGCCATCTGGATCGTGGGATGGATCGCGCTCGCGGCGGCCGTTCTCGGTGTGCTGGTCCCTTGCTCTCCCAGGGTCCGACTGTGATCAGCGACGACGGA contains these protein-coding regions:
- a CDS encoding LuxR C-terminal-related transcriptional regulator, producing MTGPLLQTKLHLPRGRHGLVARPRLIERLTRGSGSVLTLVSAPAGFGKTTLLTEWIAADGRPAGWLSLDRRDNDPTTFWTYVITALRMVAPQVGAAALALLESPRTPVEDVLATLLNDLSTVPDDVVLVLDDYHVIDAHEVHESMGFLLEHLPPQLHIVIAGRADPALPLARMRVRGELVEVRAVDLRFTPDEAAAYLTGVMGLALTAHDVSTLEGRTEGWIAALQLAALSMQGRDDVAGFIAGFAGDDRYIVDYLAEEVLARQPDHLHRFLLQTSALERLSGPLCDAVTGQDGGHGVLAALERANLFLVPLDHRRRWYRYHHLFADVLRAHLQGEQPDSVHELHLRASSWYEQNGERSEAIRHAMAGEDFERAADLVELAIPATLQGRRETTLRRWLEALPEALVQHRPVLSNGFAGSLMSTGEIEGVEAHLLDAERWLDTTTAGQGSDAPSAGMVVVDDQAARRLPGAIAVHRAGQALLVGDPAATRTHARRALDLVDEDDHVARGAADALLGLACWTSGDLVAAHRWYTDAMASLGKAGYLSDVIGCAVVLADIRIAQGRLREAMSTYERGLQVSTEQAGPVLRGVADMHVGMSALLRERDDLESAMRHLSTSRDLGEHVGLPRNRYRWRVAMAGVRESEGDLGSALDLLDEAERLYVSDFHPDVRPVPALRARLWIAQGRLGEALDWARAQGLSVEDDLSYLREFEHITLARALLARYESEGAERSHDEAVRLLGRLLRAAEDGDRTGSVIEITVLQALALGMRGDVPAALAPLERALMLAEPEGHVRILVDEGPPMAVLLRAAAKRRIAPNHVRRLLTASGATQDRTTPGQVVIEPLSERELDVLRLLATDLGGPDIARRLIVSLNTVRTHTRNIYAKLGVNNRRAAVHRAEELELLVRTRHR
- a CDS encoding NAD(P)-dependent alcohol dehydrogenase, which gives rise to MKAITQVEFGSADVLEFSDVPRPEPAPGEVLIRVAAASPNPWDWHFMRGLPYISRLAGAGLRTPKNLVLGSDVSGEVQAVGAGTTRFRPGDEVCGFVGAGAFAEYVTAPAGFLALKPANVTHEQAATIPLAGMTALQGLRDVGEVRAGQRVLIIGASGGVGSFAVQIAKSFGAVVTGVCSTRNVELVRSIGADHVIDYTREDLTTLDQAYDVVFQLAGTTSPGAFRRILTPSGRLVLSSGDSTDRFLGPLKRMVGASVMSAFIGQTLRPLTTKRSSGDLDLLRELVEGGSLTPIIERTYALSASAEAIRYLETGRVRGKLAISVRPDEGTATAR
- a CDS encoding DUF2306 domain-containing protein, encoding MHIVSASLYAVLGAFQFSAGIRRRHPGWHRAAGRLLVLSGLAVALSALWLNQFHARPGSGELLYLFRLVFASAMLASIVVGFTAIRRRDVTRHRTWMIRAYAIALAAGTQAFTLGIGATVFGTGELSTALLSGAGWALNLTVAEWAIRKNRAPRSHTRRYAQHS
- a CDS encoding AfsR/SARP family transcriptional regulator; the protein is MDVGPAKCRTVLAALALSAGSAVAVSRLVELVWGEDPPRTAEKTLQSYVVRLRKGLGAGSIVRTGAAYRLAVAPDAVDVARFQRHLDAGDVVSALAQWTGSPLAGLGEHGLAPVVDGLVERWLGAVELDLARHVEADAPAAVGPLTELTANHPFREGLWCLLMTALYRAGRQADALAAFRRARRHLVEQLGVEPGPRLRDLESLILGHDEQLGHDGQLGGAAPWGRPTGTVTFGFCEIPDSSGLWARHRKKMAVAIARLDELVRAAVARHRGHLFASGGESFEAAFHRADDAAAWAVELQLAVSGEPWPGGVEVALRIGLHTGETDERATGYFGPAVIAAARIAGAGHGGQTLVSGVTSALLDRDDLPELGTYRLGGDRAGLRLFQLGDGEHPPPRIEGGLRGNLPWRSGRLIGRDDDLDAVADALAQSPVVTLVGPGGIGKTSLAVAAALGVDPRSAVWLVELARITSSSDVSRAVADALEITETTGHTVSRSITAALRARPALIVLDNCEHVIDGAAAFAQAVAATCPGTRILATSREALGVADERLVVVASLDPAGPGAELFAERARAVSATFDRHASRAHIEEICRRVDGIPLAIELAAARITTLTPADLVDRLDHPLRLLTGGRRTGAERHRTLRATIRWSYDLLTHRQQALLAQLSIFTAAFDLGAARTVATDDDGSAGHDIDDLLGDLVERSMLTVESGPFGRRFRLLETMREYAGERLAEDGEVETIARRHATWCRTQVTCIHHLLVGPAEVDGVARLAELWPNLRAGFDWACATGDRELAEALVRPIAGEVNLRRQTEVSDWAERILGLTPSADQQQIVFWLAVAARRNLQIGDRYGFERLVRRHGEPDHALIRYLRAQLDDDGEALTGCCAEAVAWLRCSGDDYTAALTELGGASGLLSTGRFAEHDAVVSELADRYRVDGPPTLLYVALTLLGYSAFFQGEPERAHRLFDESADIDVPDRTISVNAPIDARSAFRRGDRPQAFRILRSHVDELLRTGNTDIAGNAAVEFITMMASLDRLNDAARVLEYLRTAGDFGALAARTLLAEAAGKIAVADDPAAGPVPQPGNQLDARHTLEHMRDVLDKLSAAPYA
- a CDS encoding DUF4386 domain-containing protein; the protein is MTSSTQNPVAPRDAQPPAPSVTPADRSLRHAAITAGIGLLVMSVLGGTATFIAINGLVTPGDAAQTVTDISASADLFRVGIASLFVVIALDVVVACGLYRVFSPVSRSISMVAAAFRLVYAGVYLAAAGELLGVLRLLGDDGYLSVIDAEQRHAQALLGVTAFNDLWMLGLGLFGLHLLLEGYLANRSAGVPRWLGVLIAVAGLGYLIDTFGVVLSAGTWTPVAMFTFVGEFLLALWLVIRGRRITASGIAATR